In the bacterium genome, one interval contains:
- the kdsB gene encoding 3-deoxy-manno-octulosonate cytidylyltransferase, translating into MAAGPGEVIAVIPARWASTRFPGKPLADIAGRPMIEHVYRKASQARLISRVIVATDDERIFETVRAFGGEVQMTRADHPSGTDRVAEVAAGPCGEGAIAIVNVQGDEPLIEPKSIDGAVAPFLAENPPDMSTLAVPLAGPEAFLDPNVVKVVVAASGDALYFSRAPIPFARDRLGSEQARAEALADGWETLSPRPLKHLGLYAYRRDYLFRLAKLPPTRLEQAEKLEQLRALENGASIRVIVVEEDSIGVDVPEDLVRLQSNRALYAALEEEVRRWPSTSS; encoded by the coding sequence GTGGCAGCCGGCCCAGGTGAAGTGATCGCGGTGATACCTGCCAGATGGGCGTCCACCCGCTTCCCCGGGAAGCCGCTCGCCGATATCGCGGGTCGCCCGATGATCGAGCATGTCTACCGGAAGGCGTCCCAGGCCCGGCTCATCTCGCGTGTCATCGTTGCCACCGACGATGAGCGGATCTTCGAGACGGTGCGCGCCTTCGGCGGCGAGGTCCAGATGACGCGGGCGGATCACCCCAGCGGGACCGACCGGGTGGCCGAGGTGGCCGCCGGGCCCTGCGGGGAGGGCGCAATCGCCATTGTGAACGTCCAGGGGGATGAGCCGCTCATCGAGCCCAAGAGCATTGACGGGGCGGTGGCCCCCTTCCTGGCCGAAAACCCGCCGGATATGTCCACGCTGGCCGTTCCGCTGGCGGGACCGGAAGCTTTTTTGGACCCGAACGTGGTAAAAGTGGTGGTGGCTGCGTCAGGTGATGCGCTGTATTTTTCGCGCGCGCCGATACCCTTTGCGCGCGATCGGCTCGGAAGCGAACAGGCCCGGGCCGAGGCGCTTGCCGATGGATGGGAGACGCTCTCTCCCCGGCCGCTGAAGCATCTCGGCCTCTACGCCTACCGGCGCGATTACCTGTTCCGTCTGGCGAAGCTTCCGCCCACCCGTCTCGAGCAGGCCGAAAAGCTCGAACAGTTGCGCGCCCTCGAAAACGGGGCGTCCATCAGAGTCATCGTGGTCGAGGAGGACTCCATCGGGGTGGATGTCCCCGAGGACCTTGTCCGGCTGCAGTCGAATCGGGCATTGTATGCCGCGTTGGAGGAGGAGGTACGGCGTTGGCCAAGTACATCTTCGTAA